In Syntrophobacterales bacterium, the sequence CTGCTGATTCCGGCGTGGGCGACATCTCCTTGACCAGCGCCTGGCAACTGTACCAGTCTGGAGACCAGGATAAAGACGGATTGGCCTTAAACATCAGTCTCAAACTGCCCACTGGCGAAAGCGATTGCCTCCAGGGAAGCGGCAGTACGGACATCGCGTTGTCGCTGACAGGGGGGTCGGAAGCCAAATTTGAGTTCGGCAAATGGACCACTTACGGCTCTTTGGGCGCGCTTTACATGACAAAGGGCAAGGTGCTGGCCGAGCAACAGAAAAATTGGGTCGTCTTCGGCAGCCTGGGCTTAGGGTGGAAGACTCCTCTCCCCTGGCTGGGGCTGAAGGTGCAGGCGGATGCCCACACGCCCTTTTATCGCGACAGTGATCTGAAAGAAATATCTGCCAATTCAGTTCAGTTGATCGCCGGCGGGACGCTTTTCTTATCGGACAAAACATCCCTCGATGTCGGCGTGGGAGAAGACATTGCCGTCGGAACCGCGCCGGACGTCAGTTTTTACCTGACTCTGCGGCGCCACTTTTAGCAAAGCGACGATAATCCTGCCCTGAAAAAGCATTGCCTTAGCAATCAATTTCAGGAGGATTCCATACATGCCAATACTTGGCGGCAAAGAGAGTGGGGATAATCCTCTTTATCAGCGCAACGCTCCATGCTATACTTGCCTTGCTGGTAAATTACGGATGAAGCAAGGGAAAATGGCAGTCTTGGAAAAAATTAATGTTTCAGCAAGAAAGGCTGTTTAATGCTTCTCCCATACAATGGGGAAATATCAAA encodes:
- a CDS encoding DUF3187 family protein, producing the protein MQKKIDIVALIAFCLFGLTLPNPAAASEMAPFASINQSPLVGIFGLPGTGNFIVMAPGQTEVGVNAVLSSNYTTNDNTREAIILDGETTKFTLMARHGLLPRWEVGVNIPYISQSGGFGDSFIESYHGAVGLPQGGRDLAPHNRLLYLYRRDGVTRLRVDSADSGVGDISLTSAWQLYQSGDQDKDGLALNISLKLPTGESDCLQGSGSTDIALSLTGGSEAKFEFGKWTTYGSLGALYMTKGKVLAEQQKNWVVFGSLGLGWKTPLPWLGLKVQADAHTPFYRDSDLKEISANSVQLIAGGTLFLSDKTSLDVGVGEDIAVGTAPDVSFYLTLRRHF